Proteins from one Fusobacterium sp. SYSU M8D902 genomic window:
- a CDS encoding M20 family metallopeptidase: MDMQKFLKDLERLVNIDCGSNVAEGVQEVTEIFKKELEKDWLVKIYPQNDGKNPVLVAKNRDSEDIDLMFLGHNDTVFPKGTVPAWSYKLEGDIATGAGVYDMKSGVLSMVEVAKAFKDEDITIALVMNTDEEISSIHSRPVIEEIGAKAKYAMVFEPARKNGNAVIERKGLVKYQVEFFGKSSHAGNYPQEGINAIVEAAHWVEEISKLHNWEIKNSLNVGLIEGGSGVNIVPDYASIKFEGRSHQVEFFETIRKTMKNLENNPKVSGIKVKITEIGYRPPLVLNTKSALLRELFDESKKEMGIEYNWEVAGGCSDGNFLGVLGVGVVDAVGPVGGDAHSRNEYLDISTVEERIKLAKNVIQKMIDRKII; the protein is encoded by the coding sequence ATGGATATGCAAAAATTTTTAAAAGATTTGGAAAGATTGGTAAATATTGATTGTGGAAGCAACGTTGCTGAGGGTGTACAGGAAGTTACTGAGATATTTAAAAAAGAGTTAGAAAAAGATTGGTTAGTTAAAATCTATCCTCAAAATGATGGAAAAAATCCTGTATTAGTTGCTAAAAATAGAGATTCTGAGGATATAGATCTAATGTTTTTAGGTCACAATGACACTGTTTTTCCAAAAGGTACTGTTCCAGCTTGGTCATATAAACTAGAGGGAGATATAGCTACTGGTGCAGGTGTATATGATATGAAATCTGGTGTACTATCAATGGTTGAAGTTGCTAAAGCCTTTAAAGATGAAGATATAACAATAGCTCTTGTTATGAATACTGATGAAGAGATTAGTTCAATTCACTCAAGACCAGTTATAGAAGAAATTGGAGCAAAGGCTAAATATGCTATGGTATTTGAACCTGCTCGTAAGAATGGAAATGCTGTTATCGAAAGAAAAGGGCTTGTTAAATACCAAGTGGAATTCTTTGGTAAATCCTCTCACGCTGGTAACTATCCACAAGAGGGAATCAATGCAATAGTTGAAGCTGCTCACTGGGTTGAAGAGATCTCTAAACTACATAATTGGGAGATTAAAAACTCTTTAAATGTCGGATTAATTGAAGGTGGATCTGGAGTTAATATCGTTCCTGACTATGCTTCTATAAAATTTGAGGGAAGATCTCATCAAGTTGAGTTTTTTGAAACTATAAGAAAAACTATGAAGAATTTAGAGAATAATCCAAAAGTATCTGGAATCAAAGTAAAGATTACAGAGATTGGATATAGACCTCCATTAGTTCTTAATACTAAATCTGCTCTTCTTCGTGAGCTATTTGATGAAAGTAAAAAAGAGATGGGAATAGAATATAACTGGGAAGTTGCTGGTGGATGTTCTGACGGAAATTTTTTAGGAGTATTAGGAGTAGGAGTTGTTGATGCTGTAGGTCCTGTTGGTGGAGATGCCCACAGTAGAAATGAGTATCTTGATATATCTACAGTTGAAGAGAGAATAAAACTTGCTAAAAATGTTATTCAAAAAATGATTGATAGAAAAATAATTTAA